The Synchiropus splendidus isolate RoL2022-P1 chromosome 8, RoL_Sspl_1.0, whole genome shotgun sequence genome has a window encoding:
- the rab34a gene encoding ras-related protein Rab-34a isoform X1, translated as MSVRVPAMSVLPPVRKDRIIAQLPHCFREDAAFHTKKDFNNKVKTACQQQRTGTVGRFKISKVIVVGDLAVGKTCLINRFCKDAFDKNYKATIGVDFEMERFEVLGVPFSLQLWDTAGQERFKCIASTYYRGAQVVIITFDVNDVASLDHTKQWLEDALKENDPTAVQLFLVGTKKDLSSPAQYSLIEQDAIKLAQEIRAEYWAVSSLTGENVKEFFFRVASLAFETNVLAELEKGGTRQIGDVVRINSNSSNIYASSKKKSSSCCQ; from the exons ATGTCGGTCCGTGTTCCAGCCATGAGCGTTCTACCACCTGTTCGCAAGGACAGAATCATCGCTCAACTTCCACAT TGTTTCAGAGAAGATGCAGCCTTCCACACCAAGAAGGACTTCAACAACAAAGTGAAGACGGCGTGTCAGCAGCAGCGCACCGGCACCGTCGG CAGATTTAAGATTTCTAAAGTCATTGTTGTGGGCGACCTGGCTGTGGGGAAAACCTGCCTCATTAACAG ATTCTGCAAAGATGCGTTCGATAAGAACTACAAGGCTACGATCGGAGTGGACTTTGAGATGGAGCGCTTCGAGGTTTTGGGCGTTCCCTTCAGTCTGCAGCT GTGGGACACTGCTGGACAGGAGAGGTTCAAGTGCATCGCTTCAACCTACTATAGAGGGGCACAAG TGGTAATCATCACCTTCGATGTGAACGACGTCGCTTCCTTGGACCACACAAA GCAGTGGCTGGAGGACGCTCTGAAGGAGAACGACCCCACTGCAGTGCAGCTCTTCCTGGTGGGCACAAAGAAGGACCTGAGC TCTCCTGCCCAGTATTCTCTGATTGAACAAGACGCCATCAAGCTGGCGCAGGAGATCCGAGCGGAGTACTGGGCCGTGTCGTCGCTCACAG GAGAAAACGTGAAAGAGTTTTTCTTCAGAGTCGCCTCACTGGCCTTCGAAACCAACGTCCTGGCCGAGCTGGAGAAAGGTGGAACGCGGCAAATCGGCGACGTCGTCA GaatcaacagcaacagcagcaacatctACGCGTCATCCAAAAAGAAGTCGTCCAGCTGCTGTCAGTGA
- the rab34a gene encoding ras-related protein Rab-34a isoform X2, translating into MSVRVPAMSVLPPVRKDRIIAQLPHCFREDAAFHTKKDFNNKVKTACQQQRTGTVGFKISKVIVVGDLAVGKTCLINRFCKDAFDKNYKATIGVDFEMERFEVLGVPFSLQLWDTAGQERFKCIASTYYRGAQVVIITFDVNDVASLDHTKQWLEDALKENDPTAVQLFLVGTKKDLSSPAQYSLIEQDAIKLAQEIRAEYWAVSSLTGENVKEFFFRVASLAFETNVLAELEKGGTRQIGDVVRINSNSSNIYASSKKKSSSCCQ; encoded by the exons ATGTCGGTCCGTGTTCCAGCCATGAGCGTTCTACCACCTGTTCGCAAGGACAGAATCATCGCTCAACTTCCACAT TGTTTCAGAGAAGATGCAGCCTTCCACACCAAGAAGGACTTCAACAACAAAGTGAAGACGGCGTGTCAGCAGCAGCGCACCGGCACCGTCGG ATTTAAGATTTCTAAAGTCATTGTTGTGGGCGACCTGGCTGTGGGGAAAACCTGCCTCATTAACAG ATTCTGCAAAGATGCGTTCGATAAGAACTACAAGGCTACGATCGGAGTGGACTTTGAGATGGAGCGCTTCGAGGTTTTGGGCGTTCCCTTCAGTCTGCAGCT GTGGGACACTGCTGGACAGGAGAGGTTCAAGTGCATCGCTTCAACCTACTATAGAGGGGCACAAG TGGTAATCATCACCTTCGATGTGAACGACGTCGCTTCCTTGGACCACACAAA GCAGTGGCTGGAGGACGCTCTGAAGGAGAACGACCCCACTGCAGTGCAGCTCTTCCTGGTGGGCACAAAGAAGGACCTGAGC TCTCCTGCCCAGTATTCTCTGATTGAACAAGACGCCATCAAGCTGGCGCAGGAGATCCGAGCGGAGTACTGGGCCGTGTCGTCGCTCACAG GAGAAAACGTGAAAGAGTTTTTCTTCAGAGTCGCCTCACTGGCCTTCGAAACCAACGTCCTGGCCGAGCTGGAGAAAGGTGGAACGCGGCAAATCGGCGACGTCGTCA GaatcaacagcaacagcagcaacatctACGCGTCATCCAAAAAGAAGTCGTCCAGCTGCTGTCAGTGA
- the rab34a gene encoding ras-related protein Rab-34a isoform X3, with protein MSVRVPAMSVLPPVRKDRIIAQLPHCFREDAAFHTKKDFNNKVKTACQQQRTGTVGFCKDAFDKNYKATIGVDFEMERFEVLGVPFSLQLWDTAGQERFKCIASTYYRGAQVVIITFDVNDVASLDHTKQWLEDALKENDPTAVQLFLVGTKKDLSSPAQYSLIEQDAIKLAQEIRAEYWAVSSLTGENVKEFFFRVASLAFETNVLAELEKGGTRQIGDVVRINSNSSNIYASSKKKSSSCCQ; from the exons ATGTCGGTCCGTGTTCCAGCCATGAGCGTTCTACCACCTGTTCGCAAGGACAGAATCATCGCTCAACTTCCACAT TGTTTCAGAGAAGATGCAGCCTTCCACACCAAGAAGGACTTCAACAACAAAGTGAAGACGGCGTGTCAGCAGCAGCGCACCGGCACCGTCGG ATTCTGCAAAGATGCGTTCGATAAGAACTACAAGGCTACGATCGGAGTGGACTTTGAGATGGAGCGCTTCGAGGTTTTGGGCGTTCCCTTCAGTCTGCAGCT GTGGGACACTGCTGGACAGGAGAGGTTCAAGTGCATCGCTTCAACCTACTATAGAGGGGCACAAG TGGTAATCATCACCTTCGATGTGAACGACGTCGCTTCCTTGGACCACACAAA GCAGTGGCTGGAGGACGCTCTGAAGGAGAACGACCCCACTGCAGTGCAGCTCTTCCTGGTGGGCACAAAGAAGGACCTGAGC TCTCCTGCCCAGTATTCTCTGATTGAACAAGACGCCATCAAGCTGGCGCAGGAGATCCGAGCGGAGTACTGGGCCGTGTCGTCGCTCACAG GAGAAAACGTGAAAGAGTTTTTCTTCAGAGTCGCCTCACTGGCCTTCGAAACCAACGTCCTGGCCGAGCTGGAGAAAGGTGGAACGCGGCAAATCGGCGACGTCGTCA GaatcaacagcaacagcagcaacatctACGCGTCATCCAAAAAGAAGTCGTCCAGCTGCTGTCAGTGA
- the zgc:174895 gene encoding adenine phosphoribosyltransferase encodes MDVFAVPAERHRGWYVRLMAPNTKGPAFAWLDPSRLYCNSQALADCVTDLLAPFHSDTIDLVAGIDAMGFILGSSVATRLGKGFLAIRKAGHLCVATQNQNYTDYSGREKTMEVREDVLKPGLRVLLVDQWIETGGTMTAAIQLVERLGGTVVGVAAVAIENTEGGKWIKENYKFSHCIPEELQSQIDGKYLESFSDFNK; translated from the exons ATGGACGTGTTTGCTGTTCCTGCAGAGAGACACCGAGGATGGTACGTGCGCCTGATGGCACCCAACACTAAAGGACCCGCGTTTGCGTGGCTGGACCCGTCCAGGCTCTACTGTAACTCCCAG GCTCTGGCGGACTGTGTCACAGACCTTCTCGCCCCGTTCCACAGCGACACCATTGACCTGGTGGCTGGCATTGATGCAATGGGTTTCATTCTGG GGTCATCGGTGGCCACCAGGTTGGGGAAAGGTTTCCTGGCCATACGCAAAGCGGGTCATCTGTGTGTCGCCACACAGAACCAGAACTACACCGACTACTCCGGCAGAGAAAAGACCATGGAAGTGCGGGAAGACGTCCTGAAACCAG GTTTGAGAGTTCTGTTAGTGGACCAGTGGATTGAAACAGGAGGAACAATGACAGCGGCTATCCAACTGGTGGAGAGACTCGGAGGCACTGTTGTtg GGGTCGCTGCTGTTGCCATCGAGAACACAGAGGGAGGAAAGTGGATCAAGGAAAACTATAAATTCTCCCACTGTATCCCGGAAGAACTCCAAAGCCAAATTGATGGGAAATACCTCGAATCTTTTAGCGATTTTAACAAGTGA